The following proteins come from a genomic window of Sesamum indicum cultivar Zhongzhi No. 13 linkage group LG10, S_indicum_v1.0, whole genome shotgun sequence:
- the LOC110012728 gene encoding uncharacterized protein LOC110012728 has protein sequence MINSKDGILNKKRLKSREDDMPLKDDLHSCNNADEASKTYYDLCSIDESSSNKKQKTNSRNSFSVPRSCSLVSTDAPYQVHDSSYFKNPRQEEIDTEETSSKNGATNLRISGDQTIGEE, from the exons ATGATAAACTCCAAAGATggtattctaaataaaaaaagactgAAGTCAAGGGAAGATGATATGCCGCTGAAAGATGACTTGCATAGTTGCAACAATGCAGATGAGGCCTCGAAAACGTACTACGACTTGTGCTCTATAGATGAATCTTCATCgaacaagaaacagaaaacCAACAGTAGAAATTCTTTCTCTGTTCCCCGAAGCTGCTCTTTAGTGTCAACAGATGCACCGTATCAGGTGCATGACTCTTCCTACTTCAAGAATCCAAGGCAAGAAGAGATTGACACGGAAGAGACTTCGAGCAAAAATG GAGCCACCAATTTACGAATTTCTGGGGATCAGACTATTGGGGAAGAGTAA